A genomic stretch from Enterobacter dykesii includes:
- a CDS encoding SIS domain-containing protein: MPQTTPAATTGTWTEEEIRQQPASWIRSLNNIDNLRASIDDFLTPLLRKHDLRIVLTGAGTSAFIGDIIAPWLASHTGKNFTSVPTTDLVTNPMDYFSPAHPLLLVSFARSGNSPESVAAVELANQFVPECYHLSITCNEAGSLYQNAVDSDNAFALLMPAETHDRGFAMTSSITTMMASCLAVFAPETINSHTFRNVAERCQAILTTLGDFSHGVFGSEPWKRIVYLGSGGLQGAARESALKVLELTAGKLAAFYDSPTGFRHGPKSLVDNETLVVVFISSHPYTRQYDLDLLAELRRDRQALRVVAIAAENDPVIEAGPHILLPPSRPFIDMEQAFCFLMYAQVFALTQSLSTGITPDTPSASGTVNRVVQGVVIHPWQA; this comes from the coding sequence ATGCCACAAACCACTCCCGCCGCCACAACCGGCACCTGGACCGAGGAAGAGATCCGCCAGCAGCCTGCCAGCTGGATCCGCTCGCTCAACAATATCGATAACCTGCGTGCTTCGATCGACGATTTCCTGACGCCGCTGCTGCGCAAGCACGATCTGCGAATCGTCCTGACCGGCGCGGGCACGTCCGCCTTTATCGGCGATATCATTGCGCCATGGCTTGCGAGCCACACCGGGAAAAACTTCACCTCCGTCCCGACAACCGATCTGGTCACGAACCCGATGGACTACTTCAGCCCTGCGCACCCGCTGCTGCTGGTTTCGTTTGCCCGCTCCGGCAATAGTCCGGAAAGCGTCGCGGCCGTTGAGCTGGCAAACCAGTTCGTGCCGGAGTGCTACCATCTGTCGATCACCTGCAACGAGGCGGGGAGCCTGTACCAGAACGCCGTCGACAGCGATAACGCCTTTGCGCTGCTGATGCCTGCCGAAACGCACGATCGTGGGTTCGCGATGACCAGCAGCATCACCACCATGATGGCGAGCTGTCTGGCCGTGTTCGCTCCGGAAACGATCAACAGCCATACCTTCCGCAACGTCGCCGAACGCTGTCAGGCGATCCTCACTACGCTCGGCGATTTCAGCCACGGCGTCTTTGGCAGCGAACCGTGGAAACGGATCGTGTATCTGGGAAGCGGCGGCCTGCAGGGCGCGGCGCGCGAATCGGCGCTAAAGGTGCTGGAGCTGACGGCGGGCAAGCTGGCGGCATTTTACGACTCCCCGACGGGCTTCCGTCACGGGCCGAAGTCGCTGGTCGACAACGAAACGCTGGTGGTGGTGTTCATCTCCAGCCATCCGTATACGCGTCAGTACGATCTGGATCTGCTGGCCGAGCTGCGCCGCGATCGCCAGGCCCTGCGCGTCGTCGCCATCGCCGCTGAAAACGATCCGGTCATTGAAGCGGGTCCGCATATTCTCCTGCCGCCTTCACGTCCGTTTATCGATATGGAACAGGCGTTCTGCTTCCTGATGTATGCCCAGGTCTTTGCGCTCACCCAGTCGCTTAGCACAGGCATTACGCCCGATACGCCATCCGCCAGCGGGACGGTCAACCGCGTGGTGCAGGGCGTTGTTATTCATCCGTGGCAGGCTTAA
- the agaE gene encoding PTS N-acetylgalactosamine transporter subunit IID, protein MASNHTTLPDVSESEETLLTGVNENVYEDQNIGAELTKKDINRVAWRSMLLQASFNYERMQASGWLYGLLPALKKIHTNKRDLARAMKGHMGFFNTHPFLVTFVIGIILAMERSKQDVNSIQSTKIAVGAPLGGIGDAMFWLTLLPICGGIGASLALQGSILGAVVFIVLFNVVHLGLRFGLAHYAYRMGVAAIPLIKANTKKVGHAASIVGMTVIGALVATYVRLNTTLEIKAGDAVVKLQADVIDKLMPAFLPLVYTLTMFWLVRRGWSPLRLIGITVLLGVVGKFCHFL, encoded by the coding sequence ATGGCATCTAACCACACCACCCTGCCGGACGTGTCTGAAAGCGAAGAGACGCTGCTGACCGGCGTGAATGAAAACGTCTACGAAGACCAGAACATCGGTGCCGAGCTGACGAAAAAGGATATTAACCGCGTGGCCTGGCGTTCCATGCTGCTGCAGGCCTCGTTTAACTACGAGCGTATGCAGGCCTCCGGCTGGCTGTACGGGCTGCTGCCCGCGCTGAAAAAGATCCACACCAACAAGCGGGACCTGGCGCGGGCGATGAAAGGGCATATGGGCTTCTTTAACACCCATCCGTTCCTGGTGACCTTTGTTATCGGCATCATTCTGGCGATGGAGCGATCCAAGCAGGATGTGAACAGCATCCAGAGCACCAAAATTGCCGTCGGCGCGCCGCTCGGCGGTATTGGCGACGCCATGTTCTGGCTAACCCTGCTGCCCATCTGCGGCGGTATTGGCGCCAGCCTGGCGCTGCAAGGGTCGATTCTGGGCGCGGTGGTCTTTATCGTACTGTTTAACGTGGTGCACCTCGGCCTGCGCTTTGGCCTGGCGCACTACGCTTACCGGATGGGCGTCGCGGCCATTCCGCTGATTAAAGCCAACACCAAAAAGGTCGGCCACGCGGCGTCTATCGTCGGGATGACGGTGATCGGCGCGCTGGTGGCAACCTACGTCCGCCTCAATACCACGCTCGAAATCAAGGCGGGTGATGCGGTCGTCAAACTGCAGGCCGACGTCATCGACAAGCTGATGCCCGCGTTCCTGCCGCTGGTCTACACCCTGACCATGTTCTGGCTGGTGCGCCGCGGCTGGAGCCCGCTGCGGCTGATCGGTATCACCGTGCTGCTGGGCGTTGTCGGTAAATTCTGTCACTTCCTGTAA
- the nagA gene encoding N-acetylglucosamine-6-phosphate deacetylase, with translation MSQLLRARRILTEQGWLDDHQLRIESGAVAAIEPIPAGVTTRDAELLCPAYIDTHVHGGAGVDVMDDVPDALDTLAVHKAREGVGAFLPTTVTAPLEIIHAALMRIARRTQSGGPGAQILGSYLEGPYFTPQNKGAHPPELFRELDIAELNRLIDVSQTTLRVVALAPEKPGALQAIHHLKQRGIRVMLGHSAATYEQTLAALDAGADGLVHCYNGMTGLHHREPGMVGAGLTDKRAWLELIADGHHVHPGAMRLCCCCAQDRVVLITDAMQAAGMPDGRYTLCGEEVTMQNGVVRTGSGGLAGSTLSLDAAVRNMVEYAGVTAEEAIHMASLHPARLLGVDDQLGSLAPGKRANIIALDGGLHLQRIWIQGQALPL, from the coding sequence ATGAGCCAGCTGCTGCGCGCGCGACGGATCCTTACCGAGCAGGGCTGGCTGGACGACCACCAGCTACGCATTGAAAGCGGCGCGGTTGCGGCGATTGAACCCATCCCGGCGGGCGTGACGACGCGCGATGCGGAACTGCTTTGCCCGGCGTATATCGATACGCACGTCCACGGCGGCGCGGGCGTGGACGTCATGGATGATGTGCCTGACGCGCTGGACACTCTGGCAGTGCATAAAGCGCGCGAAGGGGTGGGCGCATTTTTGCCCACCACCGTTACCGCGCCGCTGGAGATTATCCACGCCGCGCTGATGCGTATCGCCCGGCGCACTCAGTCCGGCGGCCCCGGCGCGCAGATTCTGGGCAGCTATCTGGAGGGACCGTACTTTACGCCGCAGAACAAAGGGGCGCATCCGCCCGAGCTGTTCCGGGAGCTGGATATCGCCGAGCTGAACAGGCTGATTGACGTTTCACAGACCACGCTACGGGTTGTGGCGCTCGCGCCAGAAAAACCCGGCGCGCTACAGGCGATTCATCATCTTAAACAGCGCGGCATACGCGTGATGTTGGGCCACAGCGCGGCCACGTACGAGCAAACTCTCGCCGCGCTTGACGCGGGTGCCGACGGGCTGGTGCACTGCTACAACGGCATGACGGGGCTGCACCACAGAGAGCCAGGCATGGTCGGCGCAGGGCTTACGGACAAACGGGCGTGGCTGGAGCTAATTGCCGACGGCCACCACGTCCATCCGGGGGCGATGCGCTTATGCTGCTGCTGCGCGCAGGATCGCGTGGTGCTGATTACCGATGCCATGCAGGCGGCAGGTATGCCGGACGGTCGGTATACCCTGTGCGGTGAAGAGGTCACGATGCAAAACGGCGTGGTTCGAACCGGCTCCGGCGGGCTGGCGGGCAGCACGCTGTCGCTGGATGCCGCGGTCAGGAATATGGTGGAGTATGCGGGCGTAACCGCCGAAGAGGCGATCCATATGGCCTCGCTGCACCCTGCCCGGCTGCTGGGCGTTGACGATCAGCTTGGCTCCTTAGCCCCGGGCAAACGCGCCAATATCATTGCGCTGGACGGGGGTTTACACCTCCAGCGGATCTGGATTCAGGGCCAGGCTCTTCCCCTTTAG
- the agaW gene encoding PTS N-acetylgalactosamine transporter subunit IIC: MEISLLQALGLGILAFIAGLDMFNGLTHMHRPVVLGPLVGLILGDLHTGILTGGTLELVWMGLAPLAGAQPPNVIIGTIVGTAFAISTGVKPEVAVGVAVPFAVAVQMGITFLFSVMSGVMSRCDRMAANADTHGIERVNYLALLALGIFYFLCAFLPIYFGAEHAKTAIDVLPARLIDGLGVAGGIMPAIGFAVLLKIMMKNVYIPYFIIGFVAAAWLKLPVLAIAAAALAMALIDLMRKSPEPTAPAAQKEEFEDGI; the protein is encoded by the coding sequence ATGGAAATCAGTCTGTTGCAGGCGCTTGGGTTGGGCATACTCGCCTTTATCGCCGGTCTGGATATGTTTAACGGGTTAACGCACATGCACCGCCCGGTGGTACTCGGGCCGCTGGTCGGCCTGATTCTGGGCGACCTGCATACCGGTATTTTAACCGGCGGCACGTTAGAGCTGGTCTGGATGGGGCTGGCCCCGCTCGCCGGTGCCCAGCCGCCGAACGTTATTATCGGCACCATCGTGGGGACCGCATTTGCCATCAGCACCGGCGTGAAGCCAGAAGTCGCGGTTGGCGTCGCCGTGCCGTTTGCCGTTGCGGTGCAGATGGGGATTACGTTCCTCTTCTCGGTGATGTCCGGCGTGATGTCACGCTGCGATCGCATGGCGGCCAATGCAGATACTCACGGTATTGAACGGGTGAACTATCTTGCGCTGCTGGCGCTCGGCATCTTCTATTTTCTGTGCGCGTTCCTGCCGATCTACTTCGGCGCGGAACATGCGAAAACCGCCATTGATGTGTTGCCGGCGCGGTTGATTGACGGCCTCGGCGTCGCGGGCGGCATCATGCCCGCCATCGGCTTTGCCGTGCTGCTGAAGATCATGATGAAAAACGTCTATATCCCTTACTTCATTATCGGTTTTGTCGCCGCCGCCTGGCTCAAGCTTCCGGTGCTGGCGATTGCGGCGGCCGCGCTGGCCATGGCGCTGATCGACCTGATGCGTAAATCACCTGAACCGACGGCTCCCGCGGCCCAGAAAGAGGAATTCGAAGATGGCATCTAA
- the agaF gene encoding PTS galactosamine/N-acetylgalactosamine transporter subunit IIA has protein sequence MLGIILTGHGGFASGLEQAMKQILGEQPQFIAIDFPETSTTARLTVQLEQAVSELDAQHDIVFLTDLLGGTPFRVASTLAMQRPGSEVITGTNLQLLLEMVLERDGLSSEAFRLQALECGHRGLTSLVDELGRCREEAPAEEGI, from the coding sequence ATGTTAGGCATTATTTTGACGGGTCACGGCGGTTTTGCCAGCGGGCTTGAGCAGGCGATGAAGCAGATCCTCGGCGAGCAGCCGCAGTTTATCGCCATCGATTTTCCGGAAACCTCCACCACCGCGCGGCTGACCGTTCAGCTTGAGCAGGCGGTGAGCGAACTTGATGCGCAGCACGATATTGTGTTTCTCACCGACCTGCTAGGCGGCACGCCGTTTCGCGTGGCGTCAACGCTCGCGATGCAAAGGCCGGGTAGCGAAGTGATTACCGGCACCAACCTGCAGCTGCTGCTGGAGATGGTGCTGGAGCGCGACGGATTAAGCAGCGAGGCGTTTCGCCTGCAGGCGCTGGAGTGCGGGCACCGCGGCCTGACGAGCCTGGTGGACGAGCTGGGGCGCTGTCGCGAGGAAGCTCCGGCTGAGGAAGGGATATGA